CATTTAATGCAGATGTGATCAACGTAGTTGGAGCAGGAAATTCGACAACTATTGTAACTGCAGATCAGGAGATTGTTGTAGATCTTGCAGATAAAGCGCAACTTCATGTGTATGGCGAACCTAAACTAACGATAGAACGTTTTACAGGAACTTCAAAAATCTTAAAGAAGGAGTAAAAATCACAAGGTGTAAGTCAATAATAAAAAATGCCCTCACATGAGGGCATTTTTTATGGTTATAAAGAAGAGTTTTTGAGGATTATCCTCTAGTAATATCTCCAGAACCAGACACCTTAGTATCTTGTTTTGTTGGGTTTCCCACATATTCTATATCACCAGAACCAGTTACACGGGCTTTAATGCTTCTTTCACAAGCTACGCGTATGTCACCAGAACCTGTAACTTGAGCATCTACCGTTTCTGCTTTAAAACGTCCCGCTTCTATATCACCAGAGCCAGTAACCTTAACAGTGTGGTCTTTTGTATAACCTTTAAGAATAAGATCACCAGATCCTGTAACTCTGCTCTCGGTACGATTTGCTTCTACAATAAGCGCAACATCACCAGAACCAGAGACAGAAACCTCAAAAGTATTTGCTTTTATCACATCATCACTCATGATCTCTCCAGAGCCTGATAATGACACTCGATCTAAGTCTCTAAAAGGAATTTTGATTTTAATATCCTTTCCATAGCTCGTCTTTAGATTTTGCTTGTTTTGAACTTTGATGGTGAGTCTATCGCCGCTTACTTCCGTTTCAACATAATCTAGTAGGTTGCTTTCTCCTTGTAATGTGATTTCTCCTTCCTCTCCGGCCACTAGCGTTACGTCAAAGAATCCAGCGATGCTAATCTCATCATATTCTCCTACGTTGCGTGTTTCTGTTTCTACTTGACCATTACCTTTTACTCCTTTTCCCCACCATTGCGCATGGATTTGTGTACTTGCTAAAAGAATAATACTGAGTGTGATTAATTTTTTCATGATTGTTGTTTTTTGATGATTGTTAGTTTTTAAATAAAGTGACACCACCGTATTCTGAGTTGATGTTCACATGATTATTAGTATTAGAGTTTCCTCTATATCCTTCGTAGTATTTGTCTGAAGATTCTATGCGCTCCTTATTAAAAGTAAGATCCTCTTTACCGCTTAATCCAGCATATTCCAACTTTATAGCAAACGTAAAGTTGTATTGAGGATTATAACCCACTTTAATACCGGTGTAGTCACTTTGTATAGATACGTCTCCAGCAT
The genomic region above belongs to Dokdonia sp. Dokd-P16 and contains:
- a CDS encoding head GIN domain-containing protein translates to MKKLITLSIILLASTQIHAQWWGKGVKGNGQVETETRNVGEYDEISIAGFFDVTLVAGEEGEITLQGESNLLDYVETEVSGDRLTIKVQNKQNLKTSYGKDIKIKIPFRDLDRVSLSGSGEIMSDDVIKANTFEVSVSGSGDVALIVEANRTESRVTGSGDLILKGYTKDHTVKVTGSGDIEAGRFKAETVDAQVTGSGDIRVACERSIKARVTGSGDIEYVGNPTKQDTKVSGSGDITRG